In Segatella copri, the DNA window TTAAGAGGTGAGAACAATGGAATATTCTTCTGCTTCAGGAACTCAACGAAGTAATCGCCCAGTCTGCCATGCGCCATATTCACTACGGCATTCGCCTGGATACTGTCGGCATGATGACCGGCGATAAAGCTCTGCAGCTGGTTGATGCGATACACCATGAATCCCTTCTTCTCGAAAGCCTTCTCCATATCAGGAGCCGCACCCATAAAACCGGTGAGCAAGATGGTAGGAGCACCTTTCTTATATAATCCGTTCTTCGCCAGGAATGCATTGTACTCACGGACGCTGTTGAAACCCAGCTCATCGCCCTTTTCATCTTTCGGGTCAAAATGAGTCAGGAGATAGTTTGGTCGCTCATCCACACGTTCCGGTTCTGGAGCCATGAACTTCTTTCCGTCGATAAACTTACGGATATAAGCGAGCATACTGTGATAATTCTTCTTGCTGCCATTCTCGATGTACTGCATCAGATAATCTGCATCGAAGTTATCTACCGATACGATATTGTTGGCAGGGTTGGTAGCAGCATGAGTCAGGGTCGGCACCTTGTAGGAAGCCTCTTCCAACTGCTTGCGCTGGTTCTCGTCGATTCGGAGACCCATACCATTCACGATAATCATATCGTAATCATCCAGATGATCGAAATCATCGGTTGTGATCTCACTCAGTTTAATCATCGCATTGTCGTTGGCATGCGAAATCTGTCCCAGCGCAATAGCCTGATAGTTGAGGAAAGCGATGCGGGTAGTACCCACCCAGGCAGAGTAAGCCTTCGCCAGACCTCCCAGAACGATCACGGCCAATAAGGCCAGGAAGATGTGTTTCTTTTTAATCTTTCTGATTTTTCCTAATCCTTTTTTCATATCTATTCCTTTTTTCGGGCTGCAAAGGTAAGGCTTATTTAGAAATTGTACAATACCGAGAAATTGTGATTTTCACATTTTTTATACTTAGAAGTTGGTATCAGGTTAAACGAATTGATATAGTCTGTACTAATAAATAAGTAGTGTTTTCAGGACTTTTTCTTTCATTTCAGCCCTCAAAAAGAGGAATTATTCCGAAATATGCAGAAAGAGCGTAATCACCATTACGGCAATCACGCTCTTTCTACTTATAAACATAAAACATTACAATGATGAAAGAAAAGCTTAGCAAACCTTCTTCTTCCGCTCACAATAGCGTTCGCATTGGGCACAGATGTCATATCCCAGCATGGCACCCAAGATGAAATCCTCTTCCGGTGTAAGCTGGCACAACGGTTTGGTGATTATCATGCGGATAGCATCCAGGCATTCCTTCTTACCAAAGAAGAGATTCAGACGGTCGTTGCCAACCGGCTGGATGATATAATCAATGTTCTGACGCTCTAATCTAGTTATGGCAAAAGACTCATATTTCTTGTTGAAGGTGTAGAGCACCAGGCGGCGCACGCCCTTCTTATATTCATATATATGATTCATCAGAACCTTCAAATCTACTGGTGTTGCGATTTCCTGCTGCATACTATCCGAATTTATCTGTTTTTAAACCAAGAATCAGAGAATTCCATCATTCTCCAATTCTTGAAAAATATTTTAGAAAAAATTATAGCGATGGTTTGATGTCCTCGAGCCAGGCATCGATACGCTCCTCTGTCTTGTCGTCCTCGTTCACCTCGTCGAGTGCGAGTCCCAGGAACTTGTCGCCATCAATCGCCTCACTGTCATCATAGGTGTATCCGTCTGTAGAAACGCCAGGCAATACGGTAGCGCCAGCCTCAACGGCAGCATCATAGAGTTCCTTCATGCCGCCACAGAATGTATCAGGGTAAGACTCGCTGTCGCCACAACCAAACAGGGCCACGGTCTTGCCAGCCAAGCCGGCACTCTTCAATGTCTTCACGCCATCATACCAATCATCCTGCATCTCACCGGCACCCCAGGTAGAAGTACCGAGAAGAAGATTCTCATGACTTGTGATAGTAGCGTCATCGATGTTAGCTACATCTACAGCTTCCACGCCCAACTTAGAGGCGATGGTTTCGGCAATCGACTGGCATGAGCCAGTAGAAGAGCCATAAATTACGATTGTTGTTTTCATTTGTCTATCTTACTTTTAGTTACATTTATTTTCGGGTGCAAAGATACATCCTTTTTCCATCATCTGCAATACCTAAAAATGATGGTTTCGCAGAAATACCTAAATATGGGGATAGATAAAAAGTTTTAGGACGATTCATCCTAAAACTTTCTTAAATGCATAAGGGTGTGTCATAAATCCATGACACACCCTCTTCTGTTATTTGTCAATTTCAGCACGTATGAACATACCTTTATAGCTGTAATAGAGGTCGTAACCAGAAATATCAATTTCATATCCGCCAACCTCTTTTTCAATTTTGTAAGGCTTCAAATCAGGATATTTCTTTGCAATATCCTCAGCTATGACAGTAGGAATAATGCCTACAGGGATCTCAGAGTATTTGCACTCAACACTCGTCCACTCTCCCTTCTCATTAAACTCCACTTTAGAGCCATCACTGAGCAATACTTCATATTCCCAAAAGCCATTATCTTTCTCCTTTTCCACACGGCTGTATGATGCATCAGCAAAATATTGCTTTACAAACTGCTGTGCCGACATCGGCAATGCTGCATAATCAAACTCTTTCTCTTCACTGCTGCATGAAACTGAAAAAACTACAAGTAACATCGCAAAGAATGCAGTAATAAATGTTCGTTTCATTTTCATAATGTTATCATTTAAAATTACTATATTTATACCATAATCTCTAGAACCAATATCTATGATACAGATTCGAAATCTATCAGCCACAAATATAATAGTTTTACTTTAAACTACAATGATTTCAAACTCAAATTAACTATAATTCAATGTTTTTTTATTTTTCCATTTGTTCTACTGCCATAGTTCTTAGTTGTTAGGCTTATTCAGGTTACAATAGATATTGCATAGATAGAAATTACAAGGTAGACTTTTAGGTTCGGTTTTTGAAAGTGAGTCCTGCTGGCAGTAATGCCGGCAGGATTCTGCGTTATTATACTCTAATGCAGACTGCGCTTACTTAAATTCTTCAATCTACGGGCAAACTCAGGTGCAACCTCTATCCTATAACTCATTAAGCAAATCCTCCGCAGGAATAAAAACCATTTTTCCTTCGCGATGAAGCTTCAATTCCGTAAAGGCCTGATTGATACTAGCAAGGGCTTCTTCCAAATAGCTCTCGTCATTAGAAAGTACGCCCAAGCTATTATAAATATCAGTATTCAATTGCATCACATTCATTATCGAATCCTTTCTTTTAGCGATACATTGCGTAGAAATCCTGCACCTTGTCATGAAGCATAGAAGCATAGAGAAGACCATTCCTCCATTCTTCAGGAATTTGGTCTATTCCAAATTTAGCACCCAGGATAGCTCCTGCTACTGCTGCATTTGTATCCGCATCTCCTCCTGATAAAACAATCTTCAGAATACCCTCTTTATACGAGGTTGCATGCCAATAAGCCCATAGGGCTGCCCCTAAAGTTCTGAGCGTATATCCCATACTCTTTTCATTATCCAGACACAAAGAATCCAGACCTTCATAATATGCCAAGTCAACAAATAGAACGATTCGTTCATCATATTGTTTGGCAATGCCAATCACCTCTTCATAATCCAATATCCTGTCTTCAAAGACAAGAGCATGTATAATAGAAGAAACGACAACGCAAGAGCCCACACAGCGTGGATCAAAATGAGTTAGCCTACAGATATTCTCTGCATTACTAGCCACATTTTCTTTCAGAAGTCCTACCACCGAAGTTCTCATGACAGCCCCATTAGCTGCAGCTTTTTTCTTTCCCATCTTCCAGATAATCTCTGCAGCCTTCTGTGGATTCGAAGTATAGTCGCCAAGAGCCATTACATTATATGTATGCCGACCAATTCCCATGCCTCCGTTCATCATCCATTCCTTAAACCTTCTGGCAATATCAAGAATATCTACCTTTTGACAAGCCA includes these proteins:
- a CDS encoding DUF2023 family protein, which translates into the protein MQQEIATPVDLKVLMNHIYEYKKGVRRLVLYTFNKKYESFAITRLERQNIDYIIQPVGNDRLNLFFGKKECLDAIRMIITKPLCQLTPEEDFILGAMLGYDICAQCERYCERKKKVC
- the fldA gene encoding flavodoxin FldA, which encodes MKTTIVIYGSSTGSCQSIAETIASKLGVEAVDVANIDDATITSHENLLLGTSTWGAGEMQDDWYDGVKTLKSAGLAGKTVALFGCGDSESYPDTFCGGMKELYDAAVEAGATVLPGVSTDGYTYDDSEAIDGDKFLGLALDEVNEDDKTEERIDAWLEDIKPSL
- a CDS encoding PepSY-like domain-containing protein — protein: MADRFRICIIDIGSRDYGINIVILNDNIMKMKRTFITAFFAMLLVVFSVSCSSEEKEFDYAALPMSAQQFVKQYFADASYSRVEKEKDNGFWEYEVLLSDGSKVEFNEKGEWTSVECKYSEIPVGIIPTVIAEDIAKKYPDLKPYKIEKEVGGYEIDISGYDLYYSYKGMFIRAEIDK
- a CDS encoding ADP-ribosylglycohydrolase family protein, with the protein product MENETLKERFLGTIFGQAVGDALGLSTEFMSKQEVDRFYPNGIEDYSQIVQDDHRRRWQRGDWTDDTDMMLCILDSFVACQKVDILDIARRFKEWMMNGGMGIGRHTYNVMALGDYTSNPQKAAEIIWKMGKKKAAANGAVMRTSVVGLLKENVASNAENICRLTHFDPRCVGSCVVVSSIIHALVFEDRILDYEEVIGIAKQYDERIVLFVDLAYYEGLDSLCLDNEKSMGYTLRTLGAALWAYWHATSYKEGILKIVLSGGDADTNAAVAGAILGAKFGIDQIPEEWRNGLLYASMLHDKVQDFYAMYR